The window GTGAAGGACGTCGACATGGTCATCCCCAGGGAAGGGGCGCTGATGATTCCGTACATCGTCGTGGTTCCGAAGGGGGCGAAGAACCTGCCGGTGGTGAAGAAGTGGCTCGACTTCATCTCCACCGCGCCACCGCAGGTCCAGGCGCTCGAACTGGGCGGCTACTTCCCTCTGAACCGGGACGCGCGCATGCCCGCGGAACTCGAGAAGGACATGGGCTTCACGCTGAAGGAACTCCTGCCGAAGCTGCACCAGCCCGACTGGGCGGTCATTTCGGCGGCGGACAAGGATCGCACGAACCTCGCCGAGCAGATCCTCGCGGGCGCGAAATGAACGGGATTCCGGGCGCGAAGCCATGAACATCGATGCGTACATCGCGCAGCTCGGGTCGATGACGACCGGTGAGCGGCACAGGTTCATCGAAACCGAGCCGCTTCCGGTCAACGTCGGCGCGCTCCTCGACCAGGCGGCCGCCGAGGTGCCCGAACGGCACGCCTGGAACTTCTTCGAAGGCGGCGGCACGATCACCTATCGCGAGCTGCAGCGTTCGGTGAACAGGATGGCCAACGCGCTCCGGCACTGGGGCGTCGGACAGGGCACGCACGTGGCCGCGATGCTGCCGAATATCCCGACGATGCCCACGATCTGGCTCGCGCTGGCGCGCCTGGGCGCGGTCATGGTTCCGGTCAACGTCCGTTACACGGCGCGGGAGTTGCGATACGTGGTGGACGACGCCCGCGTCGAGTTCCTGATCGTTCACGCCGAGCATCGCGCGCTGCTCGGCCCACCGGGCGGCGGGGACGCCGGGGCGAGACTCGATCCCGAACGCATCGCGTTGTTCGAATCGGCCGATCCCGCGCCGTACCGATCTCTCGAGGCGCTCCTCGAAGGACGGAGCGATGAGTTGGAGGTCGGCCGTGACGTCACACAGGACGACCTGCTCAACATCCAGTACACGTCCGGAACCACCGGGTTTCCGAAGGGCTGCATGCTGACGCAGCGATACTGGCTCACCAGCGGAAAGGTGAACGGCCTCCGGGACGGGAAGCGGTTCGAGCGGATTCTCGCCGCGACGCCGTTCTTCTATCTCGACCCGCAGTGGCTGCTGCTGGTGGCGTTCTACCAGCGCGGTACGCTGTACGTGGCCTACCGGCAGAGCGCCAGCCGGTTCGCCGGGTGGCTGCGCGATCACCGCATCCATTTCTGCCTGTTCCCGGAGGCGGTGTACAAGCAGCCGCCGCATCCGGACGATGCGAAAACGGTGCTCGCGCGCGCGAACATCTATGGCGTGCGCAAAGAGATCCACGAGGATCTTCGGCGCCGTTTCAACGTGCCGGCGATGGAGGCGTTCGGCATGACCGAGGTCGGCCCGTGCCTCTATGTGCCCCTCGATCGCACCGAGATGATCGGATCGGGGTCCTGCGGCATCCCGGCACCGCTCAGGGAGTGCCGGATCGTCGACGAAACGGGCAGCGACGTGCCGGTGGGGCAGACCGGAGAACTCGTCGTTCGCGGCCCGGGAATCATGTCCGGCTACTTCCGCAAACCCGAGGCCAACCGGGATTCGTACTTCGGGGAATGGTTCCGCACCGGAGATCTCTTTCGCAAGGACGACCGGGGCTTTCACTACATCGTCGGCCGGCTGAAGGACATGGTCCGCCGCAGCAGCGAGAACATCGCGGCGCGCGAAGTCGAGGCCGTGCTGCGAGGCCTCCCCGAAGTGCTCGAAGCGGCGATCGTCGCCGTGCCCGACGACATCCGCGGCGAGGAGGTCAAGGCCTACATCGTGCTCCAACCCGAAGCGCGCGAACGGGGCGTCCCGGTCGAGACGATCTTCGCGCACTGCCAGGCCAGCCTCGCGGCGTTCAAGATTCCGCGCTACGTGGAGTTCATCGATGGGTTGCCCAAGACGCCGTCGGAGAAGATCGCCAAGGGCGTGCTGCTGAAGAGCAAGCCGGACCTGCGACTCGGCAGCTACGATCGCGTCGAAGGACGCTGGCGGTGACCGGACTGGAGCCGCATTGAACGAGATCTGGCAGATGTCGGCAGTCGACCTCTCGGACCGGATCGCCCGGGGAGAGGTCTCCTGTCGCGAGGTCATCGACGCGGTGCTCGATCGAATCGACCGGTTCGACGCGCGCACGAACGCCTTCGCGCTGGTCGATCGCGACGCCGCGCGACGCGAGGCCGATCGCGCTGATCGGGCGCGAGCCGCGGGAGCATCGCTCGGTCCGCTGCACGGTCTGCCGATCTCCGCCAAGGACCTCATCAGCACGAAGGGCATGCGGACCGCGCATGGTTCGCGCGCGTTCGCGAACAACGTTCCGGACGCGGATGCGGAGGCGATCGCGCGGGTTCGCGCCGCGGGCGGGATCGTATTCGGCAAGACGACCACGCCCGAGTTCGGCTGCAAGATCCTCACCGACAGCCCGCTGCACGGCGTGACGCGGAATCCCTGGAATCCGGACAGGACGCCCGGCGGATCGAGCGGTGGAGCGGCGGTCGCCGCGGCCATGGGCTTCGGACCGCTGGCGCTCGCCACCGACGGGGCGGGCTCCTCGCGGGTTCCCGCGGCGTGCTGCGGCGTCGTGGGTTTGAAGCCCACGCTGGGCGCCGTGCCCATGGAGGCGGCGGCGGACCTCTTCGGCGGATTGTCCTGCGTCGGCGTCATGGCTCGCACCGCCGCCGACGTCGCATTGCTGCACTCGGTCATCGCCGGACCGAGTTCGCGAGATCCGTGGACCCTCGGTGGCGGTCGCGCCGGGCGTTCCCCGATCGATGCCGCGGAATTCCGCGGACTGCGCGTGCGGTGGATACGAACGATGGGCAACCCGGCGATCGATCCGGAGGTCGAACGGCTGGTCCGCGGGGCGATCGCGTCGATGGCCGAGGCCGGAGCGGTCGTGCTCGACGGTCCCCACGAACTCGACTGGGCCCCCGACGCGTGCAGGCTGCTCTTGCGCGCCAATCAGGCGGCCCGACATGCACCGTTGCTCGAGCGGTGGCGCGATCTTCTCGATCCGGTACTCGTTCAGGGCGTCGAGGAAGGCCTCGACATGAGCGCTGCGCAGATGCGACACGTCATCCTGGAGCGCAGCGCGCTGTTTCGCCGCGTCCAGGCGCTCTTCGACGACGCCGACGTGCTGGTGACGCCGACGGTCTCGGCGCCACCGCCTGGAGTCGAACAGCGCGCGGATGAGCCCTTCGCCGTCGCCGGAGCGACCCCGGGTCCGCTGCGCCGGTCCTGGTACGGCTACACGGTTCCCTTCAATCCCACCGGCCACCCGGCCATCTCGGTACCCTGCGGCGTCGCGTCGGACGGACTGCCGGTCGGCATGCAACTCGTCGGGCCCTGGCACAGCGAGCGAACGCTGATCGCCCTGGCGCAGGCTCTGGAACCGGTCATCGGTTGGCGTCACCGGTGGCCGCCGCTCGCCTTCGCGTGAAGGCATCGGAAGGCGCTCACGCCATGATCATCGACTACGCAAGTCGCCCGCCCGCCCCGGAGTTCGATCAGTCGACGGTGTCGCACCTGGCGAACTACCGACGGGTGTACGCCGCCAGCGAGGGCAGGGTGGCGGAGGCCGCCGGCACGGGCACGATGGACGACTACCTCGCGATGTACGACCGGGTGGGCGCCCGGCACGTGGTCGTCAAGGCGCGCGACGTCGAATCGACGTTCGGTTGGCGCATTCGGAACGAGGACGTCGCCGCGTTCTGCCGCACCCGCGGAGACCGGTTCATCGGCTTTGCCGGCGTGGACCCGCACAAGGGAATGACGGCGGTTCGGGAACTCGAGTACGCGGTGCGCGCGCTCGGGCTCAAGGGACTCAACCTGCAGTGCTTCGAGCACAGGATCGCCATCAACGATCCGCGGATGTACCCGCTCTACGCGAAATGCATCGAGCTCGACATCCCGGTGAACATCCATGCCGGCATCAACTTCTCCTCGATGTCGCTGATGGAGTACGGGCGTCCAATGCTCCTCGATCAGGTCATGGTTCATTTCCCGGAGTTGCGCGTGTGCGCCGCGCCGCCCGGATTTCCCTGGATCCAGGAATTGATCGGCGTGGCATGGCGCCACCCGAACGTGCACATCGGGCTGGTCGCGGTGCGCCCGCGGTACCTGAAGGTCGATCACTCGGGGTACGAGCCGCTGCTGCAGTACGGCCGCACGCTCCTTCAGGATCGGATCATCTTCGGATCGTCGTACCCGTTGACGCCGGTCCAGAGCTCGCTCGACGACATCGACGCGCTGGGACTGGAGCCGGCCATTCGCCACAAGTGGCTGTTCCAGAACGCCTGCAACTTCCTCCGCCTGCCCGGAGCGGACGCGGCGCCGGACGCGGAGCGCCGCCAGCGCGCATGAGGAGGGGCGCCGTGCCGAATGGAGCAGCCGATGGCCGCCCGCCGGGATCCGTCGATCCGGCGACCGCCGACGGCGGGAGACCGGATGTCGACTGGCGGTCGCTGCTCCTGCTCGCGCCGTCGCTGGTCCTGCTCGCCCTGTTCGTCGCGAGCGTGGGCCAGATGGTGTCGCTTTCGTTCCGCGACGGGGGGGGCTTCGGCCTCCAGCACTACCGGGCGTTCTTCGCGCGGCCGGACTATGTCGCGACCTACTTCCGCACGTTGCAGGTCGCGGCGCTCGTCACCTTCTGCTCCATCGCCGTCGGCTATCCGATCGCCTACGCGATCTGGCGCTATCCGGGCAACCGGAATCTGCCGATGATCCTGGTCGCGTTGCCGTGGCTGGTGAGCGTCGTGGTGCGCACCTACGCGTGGATGGTCATCCTGGGACCGCGAGGAGTCATCAACGAAACCCTGGCGTGGCTCGGCGTCATCGACGCGCCGCTCAAGCTCATGTTCAACACGACCGGAATCGTGATCGGCCTCGTCCATGTGTTGCTCCCGTTCATGGTCATCTCCGTGCTCTCGGTGCTGGTCCACCTGGACCGGGGGCTCGAGGAAGCGAGCATGAGTCTCGGCGGCAATCACTCCTTCACGTTCACGCGCGTCGTCCTGCCCCTCTCCCTGCCGGGCGTCCTGGGTGGCGCGACCGTGATCTACCTGATGTCCACCGGGGCCATCGTGACGCCGCTCCTGCTCGGTGGAGTCCACGAACGCATGATCGGCACCCAGATCTACCAGGAGGTCATGCAGACCTTCAACTTCCCCAAGGCGTCCACGCTGGCGGTGCTGCTGCTCGTCGGCGCGCTCGCGGTCGTGCTGCCGATGCAGTGGCTCGAGGGGAGGATCAGCATGCGGATGGGCATCGCCGTGCCGGGCCGGAGCCGCGCGTGAGCTGGAACCGACTCCTCATCGCCGCGCTGTTCCTGCTCCTTCCCGGCCCGATTCTCATCGTCGTGGCCGTCTCGTTCACCAGCGTCGGATACCTTCGGTTCCCGCCCGGCGAACTCTCGCTCCGCTGGTACGCCGAGTTCCTCTCCGACCAGCGCTGGCTCGATGCGATGCTGACCAGCGTTGCGTTGGCCGTCGCCGCCGCCGTGCTGACGACCGCGGTGGCGCTGATGGCCGCGCTGGCGGTGGCTCGGAAGTCCAGCAGTCGGGTCGCGTCCCTGTTCGAATCGATGGTTCTCGCTCCGCTGGTCTTCCCGCACGCCGCGCTGGGGATGACGATGGTGGCGCTCGCGGTGGCGTTCGACGTCTACGGCACCTTCGCCGGCCTGCTGCTGGCACACTGCATCATCACGCTCCCGTTCGCGTACCGGCCGGTCTCGGTGAGCCTGCGCAAGGCGGACGGCTCGCTGGAGGAGGCCGCGATGAGCCTCGGTTCACGGCCGTGGAACACGTTCGTGCGGGTCACGCTGCCCCTGATGCGGCCGGGACTCGTGACCGCGTTGCTGTTCACTTTCATCATCTCGTTCGACGAGATCACGATCAGCATGTTTCTCGTCGGCCCGGAAGTGACCACGCTTCCGGTGAGCATCTACTCGTACATTCTGGAGAGCGGACGGCCGGTGGTCGCGGCGATCTCCACGGCGCTCGTGGCGCTCACGATCGTGCTCGTGCTCGTGCTCGAGCGCGCGGTCGGACTGGAGCTCTTCGTCGAGGCCGAGAAGGCGCGCTGACCGCCAGCGGCACGGGATTGCCCGGGAAGCCGTTGGCCGGCGGCAGATCGAGCGCGCGAATCGATTCCTTCAGGTGCGCGACGAACGCCTGCGTCAGCAGGGAGGGTTCGCGGAAGCGCGGGTACAGCAGCCGGAACTGATAGACGACGGAAGGACGAAACGGCCTGACCAGCAGTTGGCGGTATCGGGCGTACTCGCCGGCGGTGAACGGCTCGACGATCGACACCCCAACGCCAGCGGCCACGAAGGCGCACGCCGAGTCGGACATGAACGTGTCGATCCTGAGCTGTCTCGACACGCGAGCGGCCTCGAACACGCTGTCGATGACGTGCCGAAGGCGTCCGTCGCGCATGAACGAGATGAAGTTCTCGCCCGCGAGGTCGCGCGGTTCGATGAACGGTTTCGAGCGCAGGCGGTGACCGTTGGGGATCACGCAAACCGCGTCGACTTCGCACAGGATCTCGTCGCGGACCGCCGGGTGATCGACCGGCATCATCGAGATGCCGACGTCGGCCTTCTGCGAAGCCGTCCAGTCGGCCACCTCGTGGGAGCTGCGCAGGTGCAGGCCGACGTCGGCCGAGCCGCGCGCCTTCACGAACTCGGCCAGGATGCGCGGCACGTGTCGCTGTCCGAGCGCCGCCACGCTCGCGATGGTCAGGGCGCCGGCACGCAGGCTCCGGAGGTCTCCGGCGAAGCGGGTGACGCCTTCGACTCCGACGTACACCCTGTTGATTTCGCGCAGGAGCGCGTGCGCCTCGGCGCCCGGGGTCAGACGCTTCTTGTGTCTCGAGAAGAGCCGCATGCCGACGACCGACTCGAAGCTCGCCAGGAGCTTGCTGACGGCGGGCTGCGAGAGATTGAGCCGTTGCGCCGCGCCGGTGACGCTTCCCGCGTCCATGATCGCCTTGAACGCTTCGATCTGCCGATAGGTTGGTGCCGCCATCGCCCGCTCCCTTCGGAAGCATAGCGTTCGGTCATCGTTCCTGCAAAGAACCGTCGGTGAAGTCATGGAAATCGGCGAACCCGCGGCGACGGCCGCGACGTGGCGGCAACGTCGCGAGTATTCGGCGCCATGCCGGACCGTCGCCCGCGCAACGGCGCGTCGCCGTCTCCGGCGCTATGCTCCCGGACGAACCGGCGGGCATGGCTCCGCCGGCCCGTCCACGTACCGGGCCCGAACGCGGTCCTCTCCCCGACCTTCGCCATGCTCGACTCCAACCTGCTCCGCTGTTTCCTGGCCGTCCTCGAGCACCGCAAGCTGACCGCGGCCGCCGACGAACTCTGCGTGACGCAGCCCGCGCTCTCGAAGAGCCTGAAGCGGCTCGAGGACGAGCTGGGCGTGCCGCTCTTCCAGCGCACGCCGTCGGGGATGGTGCCCACGACCTACGGGATCGCGCTCGCGCGCCACGCGCGGCTGATCGACCTCGAGTCGCGCAGCGCGCGCACGGAGTTGCAGGTGCTGCTCGAAGGCGGATTCGGCACAATGACAGTGGGCATCGGGCCGCTGTGGTCGGTTCACGTGCTGCCGGAGGTGATCGCCGGCCTCGTCCGGCAGCAGTCGAAGGCGCGGGTGAAGGTGATCTCCGGCGTGCTCGACACGCTGCTGCCCCAGCTCCTGAAGGGCGAGCTCGACCTCGTGTGTTCGGCGCTCGACTTTCCCGACCACCCAGACCTGGTGAAGGAGCAGCTCTGCGACAGCGAGCACGTCGTGATCGCGCACGAGCGCCATCCGCTCGTGCAGTCGACGCGCGTCGAGGCGGCGCAACTCGCGGAGTGCCCGTTCGTGGGCTTCACCCAGGATTACGCCGGGCTGGGGCGGATGGAGGAGTACTTCGCGATGCATGGCCTCGAATCGCCCGGACTCGCGGTCGAGGCGAGTTCGCTCGAGATGGTGTTCTCGCTGCTGGGGACCGGTGAGTTCGTGGCCAGCCTGTCTTCGGAAGTGATGGCGCGCGGCCGCCAGATCGGGCTCGCGCGCGTGCCGATCGACGGCTCGTTCTGGCGCTTCCGCGGCGGGATCGTCTACCGGCGCGCGCCGCAGGCCACGCCGCTCGCGAACCTGCTGGTGCGCGCGCTGCACGAACGCCTGCAGCCCCGGGCATAACCGCCGGGAATGGGCGCATGAAAAGACCTCAATGGACGCGGCGCGGCGCGCTCCCTACGATCGCGTGAGCGGCGCCCCTCGCGGGCGCAGCGCACCTGTGTGGAGTGGAGCCGATGAGCGCCGTCGTCGATCCGGTCAGTGGCCTCGAGTTCACCGAGCTGTCGCATCGCTGGGGCTACAACTCTCCCACCTGGCCGGGGTTCGAGGATCTCAGGATCCACCGGATCGTCAACCACGCGAAGCACGGCGTGATGACGCAGATCTACAAGGGCTCGATGCACGTGTCGACGCACGTGAACGCCCCGCTGCACCTCGTTGCCGGAGCGAAGGGCGTGGGCCAGTTGCCGGTCGACCGCTTCTTCGGCAACGGCGTCGTGCTGTCGACTCCGAAGGGCAAGTGGGAGCTCGTGACCGCGGATGATCTCGAGCGGGCGACGCCCGCGGTGCAAGCCGACGACATCGTCGTCATCGTCACCGGCTGGCACCGGAAGTACGCGGACAGCCAGGAATACTTCGGCCACGCCCCGGGGCTCGCGCCCGACGCGGCCGACTGGTTGATCGCGCGGCGGGCGAAGCTCGTCGCGGTCGACACCGCCGCGATCGACCATCCGCTCGCGACCTCGCTCGGACCGCATCGCAACGGCCCGCAGATGAAGTACCTGGCGTCCGACTACCGCGCCGCCACCGGGCGCGACGCCAAGGCCGACCACCCGGTGTGGAACGCCGCGCATCGGAAGCTCCTCGCCGCGGGCATCCCGACGATCGAGAACGTCGGCGGCGACGTCGACCGGGTCGCCGGCAGGCGCTGCAGCTTCCAGGCGTTGCCGTGGAACTGGCACGAGGGCGACGCCTGCGTCGTGCGCTTCGTCGCGATCCACGACCCCTCGGGCCGCAACCGGATCGAGTCCGGCGCGGCCACCTGACCGTCCACCCTCGAATATCGCGATGAGCACCTCGTCCTTCCGCTTCTACGACCTCTCGCAACGCTGGGGCCACGGCATGCCCGAGTGGCCGTCGGCCGCTTCGCTCAACGTCCGCACGCTGCAGTTCCACGCGAAGGAGGGCGTGCAGGTCAAGGAGATCGAGTCGTCGATGCACCGCGGCACGCACATGGACGCGCCGATCCACGTGCTCGAGAACACGCCGACCATCACCGACTTCCCGCTGTGGCGCTTCTTCGGCACCGGAGTCGCCGTGTCGATCCCGAAAGGCAAGTGGGGCGTGATCACGCCCGAGGACCTCGAGCGCGCGACGCCGGCGATCCGCGAGAACGACATCGTGATGATCAACACCGGCGCGCACCGTCTGTGGGGCGACAACGACGATTACTTCGCCTATTCGCCGGGGCTCTACCGGGACGCGGCGCGGTGGCTCGTCGATCGCAAGGTGAAGCTCGTGGGCATCGACGTGCAGGCGCTCGATCATCCGCTGGGGACGAAACTCGTCTCGCACGGCACCGGCCCGTCGCACCCGTGGCTCGAGGACGAGTACCGGGCGTTCTCCGGGCGGCCGCTCGAGCAGGACTTCCCCTGGTGGGAGCCCGCGCACAAGGTGATGCTCTCGGCGGGCATTCCGGGCATCGAGAACATCGGCGGCGACATCGACGAGATCACCGGCAAGCGCTGCACGTTCCTGTGCTTCCCGTTCCGCTGGTACGAGGGCGAGGGCTGCGGCGTGCGCGTGGTCGCGCTCGTCGACCCGGACCAGTCGTTCCGCTTCGAGACCGGAGCGTGAAGCCGCCATGCAGGTGACACCGATCCTCGACGCGCAGCCCTACGACGCGCCGCGCCATTTCGGCATGCGGGGCTACCGCCTGCAGGGCGGGGAGGTGAGCCCGTTCGGAGCGCAGGTCGGTCTGTCGGTGTTCGAGCCGGGGGGCGGGGCGGAACTCTCGTCGTCGAGCGTCGACCGCGCCTACGTGGTCGTGTCCGGCGAGATCGCGGTCGTCGTGGACGGCGCCGAGACGCTGCTGCGCGAATGCGACAGTTGCTTCATCCCGGCCGGCGAGGCCCGCGCGCTTCGCAACCACGGCGTGTTGCCGTGCGTGATGATCACGGTGATTCCGAAGTCCTGAACCCGCTTTCGCGACGACCCCGGACGCCACGAACCCACGGAACGCGCCATGATCTCCGAGACCCTTCGCGACCCGATGCGCCTGTTCGACCTGGCCGGGAGGACCGCGCTCGTCACCGGAGCGTCGGGCGCGTTCGGCCGCGGCGTCGCGCTCGCGCTCGCGGCGATGAAGGTGAAGCTGGTGCTGGCGTCGGGCTCGAAGGACGAACTCGATGCGGTCGCGGACGAGGCGAGGAGCCTCGGCGGCGAGGTGGCGACCGTCGCACGGCGGCCGGACACGCTGGCCGACGCGCAGGCGATGCTTGCGGCGGCGCTCGAACGTTTCGGCGCCCTCGACATGCTGGTCGTCGCGTCCGGTTTCAACAAGGCCGGATTCATCCAGGACCAGGGCCTCGACGAGTGGCAGGCGGTGATGGATGCGAACGTCCGCGCGCCCTGGCTCCTGTGCAAAGCGGTCGGCGGGCACTGGATCGCGAACGCGCGCCGGGGCAAGGTCCTGCTGATGTCGTCGGTGCGCGGGCGGCACGGCAACTACTCGGGCTACGGCGGCTACTGCACGTCGAAGGCCGCCACCGACGGCTTGACGCGCGTGCTCGCCACCGAGTGGGCGAAACACGGGATCACGGTCAATGCGATCGCACCCACCGTGTTCCGCTCGAAGCTCACCGCGTGGATGTTCGGCGACGACTCGCTCGGCACGCAGACGCGCCAGCGGTCGCTCTCGCGCATACCGACCGGGCGGCTGGGCGAAGTCGAGGACCTGATCGGCATGGCGATCTACCTGCTCGCGCCGGCGTCCGACTTCTGCACCGGCCAGGTGATGTACGTCGACGGCGGCTACACGGCGGCCTGATGGGAGCCGAGCGCATCGCGGTGCTGGGCGCGGGCCGGATGGGCTGCGGCATCGCGCAGGTGTTCTGCGCCTCCGGGCACCCGGTGGCCCTGCACGACGCCTCCCCGGAGGCGCTCGCGAAGGCGCCCGCCACGATCCGCGATCACGGCGATCTCCTTGGACAGGATGCCGCGACGATGGCGGAGCTCGTGTGCACCGCCGACTTCGCCGCCGCGGTGCGCGGCGCGAGCGTCGTGATCGAGGCGGTGCCCGAGCGGCTCGCCTTGAAGCGCGAGGTGTTCGCACGGCTCGAGGCCTCGGCAGGGCCGGACGCGCTCCTCGCGACCAACACGTCGGCCATCCCGATCGGGGCCATCGCGGAAGGACTCGGCCGGCCGGGGCGCGTGCTGGGCATGCACTTCTGGAATCCGCCGCACCTCGTGCCGCTCGTCGAGGTCGTCCAGGGCCCGCGCAGCGACGCCTCCGCGATCGCGCGGGCGATGAACCTGCTCGAGTCGGTCGGCATGTCGCCGGTGCATGTGAAGCGCGACGTCCCCGGATTCATCGGCAATCGCTTGCAGCACGCGCTCAAGCGCGAGGCGATCGCGCTGGTCGCGGCGGGCGTGTGCGATGCAGCGACGCTCGACCGCGTCGTGAAGGATGGCTTCGGCGCACGACTCTCGGTGCTGGGGCCGCTCGAACAATCCGACATGGTCGGCCTCGATCTGACGCTCGCGATCCACGAGGTCCTGATCGCCGACCTCGACCGCACGCCCGGTCCCCATCCCTACCTTCGCGCGCGCGTGGCCGCGGGCGAGACCGGCATGGCGGCGAGCCGAGGCTTCCGCGCCTGGACGCCCGAGGAGGCGGCCGAGGTGAAGTCGCGGCTCGACCGCCACCTCGTGGCGACGGCGCGCGAACGATTGCGACATCGCGGCACCGGTGCGTCGATCGGCACCGGCACGAACCAGCGAACCGAAACCCAACGAGGCATTCGCGGAGGAACGACATGAAGGCGATTCTGATTCGGGGCGCGACGGTGCTCCTGGTGGCAGCCTGGGCGGCGACGGGTGCGCTGGCGCAGCCGATCGAGCTCAAGATGAGCCACTACCTGCCCGCCGTGAACGTCATCACGACGGACTTTCTGATGCCCTGGGCCGCGGAGGTCGAGAAGCGCTCGGCCGGCAAGGTGAAGATCACCGTGTTCCCGGCCGGCTCGGCGTTCGGATCGATCGACCGCCAGCTCGACCAGGTGCGCTCGGGCGTGGTCGACGTCGCGTTCGGGCTGGTCGGCGTGCCGCGCGATCGGCTCCCGCGCACCGAGCTGATCGAGCTGCCGTTCCTCACGCAGAACCGCGACGTCGCGAACCGCGCGCTGTGGGCGGTGGCGCAGAAGGATCTCGCGAAGGAGTACTCGGGACTGAAGCTGCTCGCGCTCACCAACGACATGACGCGGCTGCACACGCGCAACAAGCCGATCAAGTCGCTCGATGACCTCAAGGGCCTGCGCATCCGGGCGCCCTCGGTCACCGTCAACAAGGTCCTGCTGGCGGTCGGCGCGGTCCCGGTCAACCTGCCGCCGGTGCAGGTCTACGAGAACCTCGAGAAGGGCGTGATCGACGGCGCGGTGTTCGCCTGGGACCCGATCGCCTCCTACAAGCTCGCCGAGGTGCTGAACTTCCACGTCGACACGGTCGTGACGGCCGTGGCGTTCTGGTTCGCGATCAACGAGCAGAAGTACAACGCACTGCCGCCGGACGTGCGGGCGGCGATCGACGCGGCATCGGGCGACCATCTGATCCCGAAGTTCGACGGCTGGTTCGAGCGCTGGAACCGCCTCGGCATCGACGCGGCGAAGGCGCGCAATTCCCCGATCGCGAAGCTCTCCGACGCCGAACTCGCCCGCTGGGAGAAGGACTCGCAGAAGGTCATCGAGGACCGCCTGGCCGAACTCGAGAAGGCGGGAGTCTCCGACGCGCGTTCGGTCTACCGGGACATGAAGGACGCGGTCGCGAAGCAGAAGAAGTAGAGGGGCGATGCCGATGGTCGCCGGGCTCAACCGGTGGCTGCACCGGGTGAGCCTCGGTGCCGCCTACGTCGCGGCGGTGGCGCTCGCCGTGTCGGTGGGCGTCACCGTGATCGACATCGTGCTGCGTCACACGGTCGGCACGCCGGTCCCCGGCGTCGTCGACCTGACGCAGCTCTGCGTGATGTGGGCGGCGTTCCTGTCGATCCCGGTCGCGTTCCACCTCGACAACCACATCAGCGTCGTCCTGTTCACCGACCGGCTGGAACTCCGTCGCCGGCGGCAGGTGTTCTGCGCGGGCGCGTTCGTCTCGGCGGTCCTGCTCGCGGTCGCGTGCTGGGCGTCGGCGGCCAAGGCGCTGCAGGAGGCCGCGATCGGCGACCGCTCGATGATCCTCGCCATCCCGCTCTTCTGGTACTGGGTGCCGGTGATTCTGGGCTTCGGACTGTCGGCCGCGTGCGCGCTGGGGCGTGCGCTCGAGTATGCGCAGGGGAGGGGAGCGCCGGCCTCGAGCGCAGGAGAGCCGGCATGAGCACGACGCGGCCGCTCG of the Burkholderiales bacterium genome contains:
- a CDS encoding LysR family transcriptional regulator, with protein sequence MLDSNLLRCFLAVLEHRKLTAAADELCVTQPALSKSLKRLEDELGVPLFQRTPSGMVPTTYGIALARHARLIDLESRSARTELQVLLEGGFGTMTVGIGPLWSVHVLPEVIAGLVRQQSKARVKVISGVLDTLLPQLLKGELDLVCSALDFPDHPDLVKEQLCDSEHVVIAHERHPLVQSTRVEAAQLAECPFVGFTQDYAGLGRMEEYFAMHGLESPGLAVEASSLEMVFSLLGTGEFVASLSSEVMARGRQIGLARVPIDGSFWRFRGGIVYRRAPQATPLANLLVRALHERLQPRA
- a CDS encoding cyclase family protein; its protein translation is MSAVVDPVSGLEFTELSHRWGYNSPTWPGFEDLRIHRIVNHAKHGVMTQIYKGSMHVSTHVNAPLHLVAGAKGVGQLPVDRFFGNGVVLSTPKGKWELVTADDLERATPAVQADDIVVIVTGWHRKYADSQEYFGHAPGLAPDAADWLIARRAKLVAVDTAAIDHPLATSLGPHRNGPQMKYLASDYRAATGRDAKADHPVWNAAHRKLLAAGIPTIENVGGDVDRVAGRRCSFQALPWNWHEGDACVVRFVAIHDPSGRNRIESGAAT
- a CDS encoding cyclase family protein, with amino-acid sequence MSTSSFRFYDLSQRWGHGMPEWPSAASLNVRTLQFHAKEGVQVKEIESSMHRGTHMDAPIHVLENTPTITDFPLWRFFGTGVAVSIPKGKWGVITPEDLERATPAIRENDIVMINTGAHRLWGDNDDYFAYSPGLYRDAARWLVDRKVKLVGIDVQALDHPLGTKLVSHGTGPSHPWLEDEYRAFSGRPLEQDFPWWEPAHKVMLSAGIPGIENIGGDIDEITGKRCTFLCFPFRWYEGEGCGVRVVALVDPDQSFRFETGA
- a CDS encoding cupin domain-containing protein translates to MQVTPILDAQPYDAPRHFGMRGYRLQGGEVSPFGAQVGLSVFEPGGGAELSSSSVDRAYVVVSGEIAVVVDGAETLLRECDSCFIPAGEARALRNHGVLPCVMITVIPKS
- a CDS encoding SDR family oxidoreductase, giving the protein MISETLRDPMRLFDLAGRTALVTGASGAFGRGVALALAAMKVKLVLASGSKDELDAVADEARSLGGEVATVARRPDTLADAQAMLAAALERFGALDMLVVASGFNKAGFIQDQGLDEWQAVMDANVRAPWLLCKAVGGHWIANARRGKVLLMSSVRGRHGNYSGYGGYCTSKAATDGLTRVLATEWAKHGITVNAIAPTVFRSKLTAWMFGDDSLGTQTRQRSLSRIPTGRLGEVEDLIGMAIYLLAPASDFCTGQVMYVDGGYTAA
- a CDS encoding NAD(P)-binding domain-containing protein; the protein is MGAERIAVLGAGRMGCGIAQVFCASGHPVALHDASPEALAKAPATIRDHGDLLGQDAATMAELVCTADFAAAVRGASVVIEAVPERLALKREVFARLEASAGPDALLATNTSAIPIGAIAEGLGRPGRVLGMHFWNPPHLVPLVEVVQGPRSDASAIARAMNLLESVGMSPVHVKRDVPGFIGNRLQHALKREAIALVAAGVCDAATLDRVVKDGFGARLSVLGPLEQSDMVGLDLTLAIHEVLIADLDRTPGPHPYLRARVAAGETGMAASRGFRAWTPEEAAEVKSRLDRHLVATARERLRHRGTGASIGTGTNQRTETQRGIRGGTT
- a CDS encoding TRAP transporter substrate-binding protein, coding for MKAILIRGATVLLVAAWAATGALAQPIELKMSHYLPAVNVITTDFLMPWAAEVEKRSAGKVKITVFPAGSAFGSIDRQLDQVRSGVVDVAFGLVGVPRDRLPRTELIELPFLTQNRDVANRALWAVAQKDLAKEYSGLKLLALTNDMTRLHTRNKPIKSLDDLKGLRIRAPSVTVNKVLLAVGAVPVNLPPVQVYENLEKGVIDGAVFAWDPIASYKLAEVLNFHVDTVVTAVAFWFAINEQKYNALPPDVRAAIDAASGDHLIPKFDGWFERWNRLGIDAAKARNSPIAKLSDAELARWEKDSQKVIEDRLAELEKAGVSDARSVYRDMKDAVAKQKK